GAGTCAGCGGCGAGCCGGCCGGCTGCTGCTCCGCGGAGGTGCTCACGCCGCTCATCATGACACGCGCCCGCGACTATGCTCCGATCATGGACCTCGGCCGGCAGACCCGCGTGCGGCAGGCGTTCGACACCTTCTTCGGCCCGCCGGAACCACCGTCCGAACCCCCCGTCCTGAACCTCTTCCGCCGGACCGCGGAAACCGTGCCCGCCTACCGGAAGTTCCTTCAGGAGCACGGGATCGACGCGGAAACCGTCACCACCATGGCGGACTTCCGGAAGCTGCCGCTGCTCGACAAGGCCGGCTACCACCGGAAGTACCCGCTGCCCGAGCTGTGCCGCGGCGGCACGCTCGCCGGCACCGACATGATCGCCGTCTCGTCCGGCTCCAGCGGCCACCCGACGATCTGGCCGCGTGCGCTCGAGGACGAGCTGCACGTCGCGCGCCGGTTCGAAACCGTCCTGGTGGACGCCTTCGAGGCCGACCGGCGCAGCACCCTCGCCGTCGTCTGCTTCCCGCTCGGCACCTGGGTGGGCGGCCTGTTCACCACGGCGTGCGTGCGCCACCTCGCGGCCAAGGGTTGCCCGATCACCGTCGTGGCGCCGGGCAACAACAAGGCCGAGATCCTGCGCGTGCTCCCCGAGCTCGCGCCGCACTTCGAGCAGGTGGTGCTGCTGGGCTACCCGCCGTTCGTCAAGGACGTCGTCGACACCGGCCTCGCCGAAGGCGTCGAGTGGCCCGCGTACGCGATCAAGCTCGTGCTGGCGGGCGAGGTCTTCAGCGAGCAGTGGCGCGAGCTCGTGGCCCGGCGCGCCGGGATCGCCGACCCGGTCCGGGACATCGCGTCGCTGTACGGCACGGCCGACGCGGGTGTCCTCGGCACCGAAACCCCGGTGTCGGCGGGCATCCGCCGGTTCCTGGCCGGCCACCCCGACCTGGCCCGCGAGGTCTTCGGCGACGCGCGCCTCCCGACGCTCGTGCAGTACGACCCGGCGAGCCGCTTCTTCGAGGTGCACGAGGGCACGCTCGTCTTCACCGGCGACGGCGGAATCCCGTTGATCCGCTACCACATCGCCGACGACGGCGGGCTCCTGCCGCACGCGGAGCTGCTGGACTTCTGCGCCCGCCACGGCTTCACCCCGCCGCCGGGGCCGGAGCTGCCGTTCGTGTACGTGTTCGGCCGGTCGCTGTTCACCGTGTCGTTCTTCGGCGCGAACGTCTACCCGGAGAACGTCACGGTCGGCTTGGAGCAGCCCGGCATCAGCGACACGGTGACCGGCAAGTTCGTCATCGAGTCGGTGGAGGACGCCGACCGGGACCGCCGGCTGCGGATCACGGTCGAGACGGCGCCGGGCGCGACCGCCGACGCCGGCCGGATCGCCGCGGCCGTGCGCGAGCAGCTGCGGCGGCTCAACAGCGAGTTCGCGCACTACGTCCCGGCCGAGCGGCAGCTGCCCGACGTCGTCCTGCGCCCGGCCGGCGATCCCGAGTACTTCCCGGTCGGGGTGAAGCACCGCTACACGCGGCAGTCCTAGGCTTCGGACGCCCGGATGACCCGCTCGGTCGGGTCCGGCGCACCCGGGTCGCGCACGCGGTCGGTGATCAGGAAGCCCGGGAGCTCCGGCCCGGTTTCTTCGGTGAGCCGGAAGGTGCCGCCGCACGCGCCGGGGTCCCAGCCGAGCGCCCGCGCGTGCTCGACGAGCCGCCGGACGTCGCCGGACGCCGGGTAGGAGCCGTCGGTCGCGGCCGGGGTCCAGCCCGCGCTCGTCGCTTTCGAGAGCAGGTCGGCTTCCAGCGCGCGGCCGTTCTTGCCCGCTCCCCAGACGCGCACCCGGACGCACCGGTGGAGCTCGGCGCCGTCGCCGCGCACGGAGCCGATCGTCGCCCGCCAGGTGTAGTCCCGGTCGTCGGCACGCAGGTGGCGCAGCCTCGTTCGCACGGGCACCAGCTTAGGGCCGGAGCAACTTGCGGAAGCGGTCGCGCCGTTCGCCGGCGGACGAGCCGTCGGCGATGTCGTCGTCGAACCACGAGCAGAGCGCCGCCCACAGCTCCGCGCGGGCGCCGAAGCCGTCTTCGGCCACCAGGGAGTGTTCGAGCTCGGCGATGTCGGCGGCCAGCTGGTCGAGCCGCTGGTCGCACAGGCGGACGTACTCGCGGACCACGATGTTCGCGTCCAGGCCCGTCTTCACCCGTCGTCCGGCGGCTCCGCGCAGCTGGGCGTGCAGCTGTTCCTCGCGGTACGGCGGGAAGCCCGCGATCGATCCCGGGTAGCCCGAGTCGGCCGCCCACCCGCGGAACGCGCAGATCGCCTGGTAGCGCGTGTACCAGTCCTGCTTGCCGGTCGCGAGCTCGGTCAGCCGGCGCCAGGCGTCGCGGTCGGCCGAGCGCCAGCGGTCGAGCGTCCGGCCGTCCGGCGCCGGCCCGTCGTCGAGGACGCGGGTGCGCCAGAAGTGCGCCCGGCAGCCGGCGATCTCCCCGACGAGCTGCCGGACGTAGCTGACCTGTTCCCAGACGTGGGCGCGCTGCGGTCGCAGCGGCGCGGCGCGATCCGGGGAGAACGTGACCATCTCGAAAACGCGGAACAGCTCGTGGCCGCGCAGCGCGACGAGGTCGGGGTCCTCCCCCATCACCCACGACCGCCGCTCGGGCAGCCGGCCGCTGTGGCTGATCGTCGCGGCGTGGTACAGCTCGCGGACCGCGCGGCGGGCCACTTCGTCGCGCGCTTCGCCTTCGAGACGCGGGTTGCGGGCGCGGTCGCGGAGATCGCGTTCGCCGCGCGGGCCGACTTCGAGCATCGCGACGGCGTACACGCTCGCCGCGTTGTAGCACTCCTCCCACGACTTGCGGGAGCCCGCCGCTTCGACGGTGTCGTCGAGCGCCCGCGGGTCCGGCGGCCAGCGCCGGTCCGGGCAGACGTCGGCCAGCCGCACGCGGCTGGCCGGGTAGGCGGGCTGGGGCACCGGGACCGCGCCGGTCACCGGCTCGACGTCCGCCATCGCGCGCCGCACCACCGCCCAGACCAGCGACAGGTCGAGCGCGCGGTTCGTCAGCTGCTGCCAGCTGCCGCGCCAACGCCGGCCGAACCGGCGGTAGTCCGCGATGAGCCGTTCGATCTCGTACTGCGACAAGGCGCCGAAGTACGAGCGCATCTCGGCGGCGCGCTGGTTGTATTCGGCCAGCTGCGCCGGCGTTGCCTCGTGGACGACGAGCTCTTCGGCCGGGACGCGCAGCACGCGGCGGTGCAGCTCGAGCCGCTTGTCCGGCGGGATCGCATACGGCCGCACGCGCACGTCGAGGTCGACGTACCGGCGGAAGCGCAGCTCCAGCGCCTGTCTCAGCTCGGCGCGGCGCAGCGCCCGAGCGTCGCCGGGCGCGCCCGCCGTCGTGCGCCGCACCCACCACGAGCCGGCCACGGAGTCGCCGTGACCGAGGACGAGCGCGTGCCGGTAGCGGGCGATCAGCAGCGCGACGGCGCGCCCGCGGCCCGCGTGGCGGGGCTGGCGCGCGAAGTCGGGGCCGATCCACCAGCGCGCCAGCTTCGGGTGGCCCCGGCTGCACAAGGTGATCACGTCGTCGTACGTGGCGAGCGCGTCGAGGTGCAGGTCGAGCTGCTCCTGCAGGGCGGCGATCTCGAGTCTGATGTAGACGTTCGACGGGTCGAGGCTCACCGCGCGGTAGTACTCGGCGAGGGCTTCGTCGTAGCGGCGGTGGACGATGAAGTGGTTGGCGCGCTGGTAGGCGTCGAACAGCTCGTACGGGATCTTCGCGCCCCGCCAGGCGGCCCAGTGGATGTTGGTGCGCACGTAGGCGCTGCGCGGGATGACGAGCGCGGCGACGGCGTTCGCCGCGCGGTGCAGCACGCGCGGCCAGTTCTCGTCCTCGATCACCAGCGGGCTCGCGGCGAACCGCGGCACGCGGACGAGCTCCAGGATGAGCTGGTGGCGGCCGGTGGTGTTGCCCGGCCGGACGGTGCCGGTGACCGTGAACGCCGCAGGTGGCTGGGCGAGCCGGACCAGCTTGGTCGCGGCCTTCCACCAGCCTTCCGCGGAGTCGCCGGCGTGCTCGACGATCTGGATGAAGTCGTAGGAGCTCCCCGCCCCCGGCACCGGGGTCGGGGTGTAGAGCCGGGATTCGTTGAGGATCCGCTTGAACGCGGCGGTCAGCTCGACGGCGGAGTCGATCTCGCGGTCGTGGTCGCCTTCGAGGCGCTCGTCGGCGAAGAGGCGGATGTCGATCTGGTTGGCGCGGAAGGCGGCGGCCTCCAGGCGGGCCCGGCCGACGAAGTACAGCGTCAGCACCGCGGAGATGATGACGACGGACGTCTGCAGCACGGTCCAGGTGATGACGCTCGCGACCTTCGGGTCGCGGACGAACGTCCAGCTCTGGAAGAACGGCAGGTACGGCACGACGGCGAAGCCGGCCGCGACGAGCCCGGCCGTCACCGCCGCGAGCCACCACCTGATCCGGTGAGCCGCCGGAAGTTCAGCCTGATCGAAGCCGCCGTGACGTCGCGCGGGCACCGTCGATCACCCCCTCGTGTCGCCAGGTTACTCGCGGAGGGGGTGTGGTTCGTTACGGCCCGTGATCCGCGATCTCGGCGATCACCTGGGCGTGGCACAGCTCCGGGACGCACCAGCAGCCGAGCCGCTTTCCCCGCAGCCCGGGCAGGAGGGCGAGCAGGTCCGGCCGGGAGAGCAGGTACTCGCGGTACTTCGTGACGACCTCCTCGCGGGAACCGTCCGGACCGGGCCGGAACGGGCTGGCCAGCTTCGACCCCGCCAGGTGCCAGCCGCCGCGGTGCATGGCCCGCCCGACGTAGACGACGTCGGCGTAGTCCGGGTCGTCGCGGTGGCCCTTCAGGTTGACGACGGTGGTGGGCATGCGTCCTCCTTCCTCCCCGCCCAGCCTGGCGGCCCCGGCGCGGGGCCGCCAGGGGCGGGCGTCACGCCCGCTCGGTCACCGGCACGTTCCGCCCGGTCCGCCCGGCGCAGTGCGCCTCGGTGGTCCACCTAGTGCAGATGCACTATGCTGAGGGCTCACGGTTGAGCCGTCAGCCGCTGCCGGACGTTTCCGCGCCCGGGCCGGCGAGCTGCCTTGACCGGCATCACTCCGACCCCACGTCCGGC
This genomic window from Amycolatopsis mongoliensis contains:
- a CDS encoding DUF4326 domain-containing protein, which translates into the protein MPTTVVNLKGHRDDPDYADVVYVGRAMHRGGWHLAGSKLASPFRPGPDGSREEVVTKYREYLLSRPDLLALLPGLRGKRLGCWCVPELCHAQVIAEIADHGP
- a CDS encoding tetratricopeptide repeat protein, giving the protein MTAGLVAAGFAVVPYLPFFQSWTFVRDPKVASVITWTVLQTSVVIISAVLTLYFVGRARLEAAAFRANQIDIRLFADERLEGDHDREIDSAVELTAAFKRILNESRLYTPTPVPGAGSSYDFIQIVEHAGDSAEGWWKAATKLVRLAQPPAAFTVTGTVRPGNTTGRHQLILELVRVPRFAASPLVIEDENWPRVLHRAANAVAALVIPRSAYVRTNIHWAAWRGAKIPYELFDAYQRANHFIVHRRYDEALAEYYRAVSLDPSNVYIRLEIAALQEQLDLHLDALATYDDVITLCSRGHPKLARWWIGPDFARQPRHAGRGRAVALLIARYRHALVLGHGDSVAGSWWVRRTTAGAPGDARALRRAELRQALELRFRRYVDLDVRVRPYAIPPDKRLELHRRVLRVPAEELVVHEATPAQLAEYNQRAAEMRSYFGALSQYEIERLIADYRRFGRRWRGSWQQLTNRALDLSLVWAVVRRAMADVEPVTGAVPVPQPAYPASRVRLADVCPDRRWPPDPRALDDTVEAAGSRKSWEECYNAASVYAVAMLEVGPRGERDLRDRARNPRLEGEARDEVARRAVRELYHAATISHSGRLPERRSWVMGEDPDLVALRGHELFRVFEMVTFSPDRAAPLRPQRAHVWEQVSYVRQLVGEIAGCRAHFWRTRVLDDGPAPDGRTLDRWRSADRDAWRRLTELATGKQDWYTRYQAICAFRGWAADSGYPGSIAGFPPYREEQLHAQLRGAAGRRVKTGLDANIVVREYVRLCDQRLDQLAADIAELEHSLVAEDGFGARAELWAALCSWFDDDIADGSSAGERRDRFRKLLRP
- a CDS encoding phenylacetate--CoA ligase family protein, producing MDLGRQTRVRQAFDTFFGPPEPPSEPPVLNLFRRTAETVPAYRKFLQEHGIDAETVTTMADFRKLPLLDKAGYHRKYPLPELCRGGTLAGTDMIAVSSGSSGHPTIWPRALEDELHVARRFETVLVDAFEADRRSTLAVVCFPLGTWVGGLFTTACVRHLAAKGCPITVVAPGNNKAEILRVLPELAPHFEQVVLLGYPPFVKDVVDTGLAEGVEWPAYAIKLVLAGEVFSEQWRELVARRAGIADPVRDIASLYGTADAGVLGTETPVSAGIRRFLAGHPDLAREVFGDARLPTLVQYDPASRFFEVHEGTLVFTGDGGIPLIRYHIADDGGLLPHAELLDFCARHGFTPPPGPELPFVYVFGRSLFTVSFFGANVYPENVTVGLEQPGISDTVTGKFVIESVEDADRDRRLRITVETAPGATADAGRIAAAVREQLRRLNSEFAHYVPAERQLPDVVLRPAGDPEYFPVGVKHRYTRQS